From the genome of Sphingomonas sp. HMP6, one region includes:
- the folK gene encoding 2-amino-4-hydroxy-6-hydroxymethyldihydropteridine diphosphokinase, whose amino-acid sequence MPTSSNTPRYAIAIGSNRRGRHGSPTDEVAAAVASLTGVVAVSRIVASDPVGPSIRRYANAVALVDSADEPPAMLARLKAIERGFGRRRGQRWSARVIDLDIVLWSGGPWSSPGLTVPHVAFRERDFVLGPLLSVAPDWRDPLSGLRVRHLHARLLPTLPRVDQAGRRP is encoded by the coding sequence GTGCCGACCTCAAGCAATACTCCCCGCTATGCGATTGCGATCGGATCGAACCGGCGCGGGCGGCATGGTAGCCCCACCGATGAGGTGGCCGCAGCGGTCGCGTCCCTCACCGGCGTGGTCGCGGTGTCGCGGATCGTGGCGAGTGACCCGGTCGGGCCGTCGATCCGCCGTTATGCCAATGCGGTGGCGCTGGTCGACAGTGCCGACGAACCGCCCGCAATGCTGGCCAGGCTCAAAGCGATCGAGCGCGGCTTCGGGCGGCGGCGTGGGCAGCGCTGGAGCGCGCGCGTGATCGATCTCGATATCGTCCTGTGGTCGGGCGGGCCGTGGTCCTCGCCCGGGCTGACGGTGCCGCATGTGGCGTTCCGGGAGCGCGATTTCGTGCTTGGACCGTTGCTGAGCGTCGCACCCGACTGGCGCGATCCGCTGAGCGGGCTGCGTGTCCGTCATTTGCACGCGCGGCTATTACCTACGCTGCCTCGGGTTGACCAAGCGGGAAGGCGACCCTAA
- a CDS encoding TorF family putative porin, giving the protein MKFYVAAAASLLLSAAPAFAEDTAPPPPITVSGSVALVSDYRFRGVSQSDEEAAIQGGITIAHESGFYVGTWASNLAGWGQFGGSNMELDLIGGYKRSLGSGTAIDVGVTWYMYPGGSDLTDFGEGYVKLSGTLGPVTALAGVAYAPKQRALGNFSNTPFSRGQSEDNLYLWGDASVGIPKTPITAKAHVGYSDGNPGLGPNGTSVTPTGSYVDYLVGVDVTFKPVTLGIAYTGTDITRAKSAYLLPNFSSTKDGSSIAAGQVVFSISAAF; this is encoded by the coding sequence ATGAAGTTTTACGTAGCCGCCGCCGCCAGCCTTCTGCTCTCGGCCGCTCCCGCTTTCGCTGAGGACACTGCGCCTCCCCCCCCCATCACCGTGTCCGGATCGGTCGCGCTCGTGTCCGACTATCGCTTCCGCGGCGTGTCGCAAAGCGACGAGGAAGCCGCGATCCAGGGTGGCATCACGATCGCTCACGAAAGCGGTTTTTACGTCGGGACCTGGGCATCCAACCTGGCGGGCTGGGGTCAGTTCGGCGGGTCCAATATGGAGCTCGACCTGATCGGCGGGTATAAGCGCAGCCTTGGCAGCGGCACCGCGATCGACGTGGGCGTTACGTGGTACATGTATCCGGGCGGTTCCGACCTGACCGACTTTGGTGAGGGGTATGTGAAGCTGTCGGGCACGCTCGGCCCAGTTACCGCGCTCGCCGGGGTTGCCTATGCGCCGAAGCAGCGCGCGCTCGGCAACTTCTCGAACACGCCGTTCAGCCGTGGGCAGAGTGAAGACAATCTGTATCTGTGGGGCGATGCCAGCGTCGGCATTCCCAAGACGCCGATCACCGCGAAGGCGCATGTCGGCTATTCGGACGGAAACCCCGGCCTGGGTCCGAACGGCACCAGCGTTACGCCGACCGGCTCGTATGTCGATTATCTCGTCGGCGTCGATGTGACCTTCAAGCCGGTCACGCTCGGCATCGCCTATACCGGGACCGATATCACGCGGGCGAAATCAGCCTATCTGCTGCCGAACTTCTCCTCGACCAAGGACGGTTCGTCGATCGCAGCCGGCCAGGTGGTGTTCTCGATCTCGGCAGCCTTCTAA